ATTAAATGTTATAATATCGTGTAAATTTAAGTCATCGATTTCGGTTTTGATAAtagttatataatattttattataatatcattaaagtttattttttatacatatataattatagtattaagaatattttatatattttttaatctttttaaaaatttatatctttttaaaatttaacataaaaattattattaaatatttttctttttaataaaattttaatataaatatacattttctTATTTAAAGAATACATTTTTGGCGAGAAAAGAAGATTATATTCCATTTCCATCATCAATATTGATATAATCCAACATTTTACTACTGCTTAATTTCAATCAACCGTCTGATCTAAAACAGaaggaccaaataataatatGCCACAGCAAAGGAAATCATATAGTGGAAAATCTTAAGGCGAACAGCATCGGATGTTAGCGAGCCATTTTTGACCGGAGCCGGCTCCGGAGCAGGTGGAAGCATTTCAACGTTAACAGCAACTTTCATTCCATGGTAGCAGTAGCCACCGCTGCTGAGGAAGTAATAGGGTCTCAACTGTGTCAGCTCAACCACATCACGGCCACCGCGAGTGATGTTCTTTATGAAACCTTGATCATTGCAGTTGTCGTAACTTGTCTCGTTCACTTCCAGAACATTGAAGTAGCGCTTGTCGAAGTTGAAGACTTGAATAACAAGAAGCAAGATTTGAGTAAAATGGGTTTAAATGATTGGAGCCTTCAAAATATTTTGATGTTAAATAAAGAAAGACGAAAATAGTTATCTGTCCATACATATATACCACTTTTAGATAGAAGATAAAAGATAAGGTGCTTTCATATTGTGGAATGATTTGCTTTCATATTTCTCCAAAGTTAACCAAAAACCATCTATATATATCACCCTAAACCACACCATTTTTTGCAAATAAATTAAATCAACCCAACCAGTATCTCACTTACATTAAATTCTTCCTTTCTTTGAATTAATAATGTTCATTTATTGTGCACCATTTTATGTTATGATCTACAGCTAGCAATGCATCTAAAATGGAGCTATGGTTACAATAATAATCAAAcaaaaaactatatttttatcACATGACATATCGATTTTACAGTTCATGTTTAAAGTCTGTAGTTATCTTCTCTTTTTAGTAATATAACGTGCCTTACCATTATAAGGTGCCTTACTATCAAATATgcctttattttaatatatttaaataatttgtgaatataatgaaaatttcatttgaaataaaaatatcatagaagtctttatattaagagttagattgAATTTTGTTCTCTTTGCTAAAAGAACGAGTAAATTAGTCTCTATCCTATTAAACCAAAAAGCATATTAGTTCTTTCAGTTAAAAATATTCAtccattttttatgttaaaaagtGGCATATGGCTTGACAAAATAACCGATTGGTTATACATGGCATGCCATGTAGGGGCGAAGTCAAAAAAATTTGAGGGAggccaaaattaaattgaatatttttaccattaccattacaaattttaccatTCTTGGGGGTTAGTGCAATTTTatcattacaaatttaaaattttaataggcctaaatgaaaaatttccATTTGAGGGACTGGTGTCATGTGCAGCTCATGTTGAGGGTACATGGACCAATTTTTACCCAAGTACATGTACACAAAATGCAATCTACTGTatttatgatacttttacccaaattattttggtataataaaaacaaaacatttacTTAAAAGAAAATGCTTCAAAGATCATTTTAGCATTtttcagtaaaaaaaaagaagagacatgatcaagtaaaacaaattaaaaacaatgcTGATAAACTGATATATCTCTTTTATAGTTGATTTAATAGAGGGAAAACACTTTGGTTCCTGGAAGAAGTTTTAAGTTTGATCAGCGATTTTTAAAACGGAAATAAACCAAATATTCAGCAACTTAAAGCAAAGAAGGAAAGGAGATAACTTACGAAGCCAATCGCCGACATAAAATCGCTCATGGTCGGACCATTCTGAATAATTAACGTTAGGGTTCCAACCTAGCTTGCCTCCAACACGATGTAATGCCGCCATGGAAGATTCCATCGAAACCATCATCAAAATCGCCATTAACATCAACTCAAACTTAACAAAGAATTTCTTTTCAACTCCCATGTTTCCCTTCGCAATGACAAATGCTGCTAAAAGAGTCGTAATGGTAACTACAATATATAGCTGCCGCTGTTGTTGTTGAAGTCAAATGATGAgttggaaaaataattaattaagattatTTTGTAACGTATTAAATCGACAGTGCTAGAGTTACATGGTTCATGTTCTATTTGATGCTTATTCACCCTCCACGTGTAATTTTACTGGGAGCGTTGTTTGACATGACAGATACTTATTGGCTGTTATGGTTAATGTTTGTACACTGAGTGATGGGGATTTTGAAGAGCGGTTACACGTACAAAATCATTGATGGGCAGTTTtattttgcttcctaaaaaaGATTTCGTCAAAGAGATGCTAATTTTTATccattatacatattattatataatggataaaatatgctttaaatattttatttttattatatttaggatttaatttttctacttttaagatttaaaaaatgTTGTCTACCTTATTGCACGAGTTTAGCGTTCTGCGGTTATTTAGTTAGGGTTTGTCAACAACAATAAAGTTAGATCTCAATTTTGGGCGTGAGTTATGGTTAATCTTAATGTGGTGGGGGTAGATTTAGCTAATTTTCATATTATGGATGAGGAGGACCTTTTGGTGGTGGAAGGAGATGAAATATCTGTTGATCCAGAATATGAATTATGTCTGGTAGGGCAAGTTCTTACAGAGAGTGTTGTGAATTTCCCATCTTTAAAAAATACGATGGTGGATTTGTGACATCCGCTACGAGGAGTATCTATTATGGAGATTGAAGATAAGCGTATTTTGTTTCGATTCTATAGTGAAATTGATTTGAAACGGGTTATGGATGGAATGCCATGGTTCTTTAACTGACATCTGATTGTATTTCATAGATTAATAAGGGGGAGAATCCATCAACAGTTTCATTATGGGCTACAGTTTTCTGGGTGCAGATTCACAATTTACCGTCTGGATTTATAACGGAAGGGATGACACGACAATTAGGGGATTTTATTGGATGTTTTATAAAGTATGATGCGTTAATAGTCACGAGAGGGATAAGTAAATATATGCGGATTCGAGTTACAATAGATACCCATATCCCAATTAAAAGGAAGAAACAAATTAGTATTGGGCAAAATCAATTTGTATATCCATTGTTTCAATATGAAAAATTATCGTTATTTTGTTTTCAATGTGTCCGTTTGGGTCATAGAGAGAGTTTTTGTCCAGTGCGATTAACATTAAGGATCAGAAAGTGGAATTTGGATGGGATCTATCTCTGAGGGCTACACTAAGAAGGGGAGGGCAGTTGACGAGTAAATTGTTGTGGGAGGAACCCGAGAATGAAAAGTGGGAAAATATAGATATAGACGGGGAGAATACGgcaagaagatttggtgttgatGTAACCAATCAAAGAGAACATAAAGGAGGTACAGGGTTTGTGGGGAGGTTTATGCGATATATTAAGAAACCAACGGAATTGAGGATAGAGGGTAATATGGGAAAATTTAAGGGAATGAGAGATTAAGCTGATTTGGAAGATACGCTTGTTGAATTTGTGGATGGAAAAAAAAGACAAAGATTTAATCTAGAAAAGGGGTGGTTCTGATAATGGTTGGGGATTAATGGAGGGAGGATTAGATAATGCAATATCGGCAGCCACTGTTAAGCAGGCCGACCGGGCATAATGAAAATATTCAGTTGGAATGTTCGTGGCTTGGGGTAGCCACGAGCAGTTAATCGTCTCAAAGAAAAATTGAGACACATTCAGCCCCAAATTTCGTTTCTTATAGAAACAAAGGTTGCTAGAAAACATATGGAGAAAATAAGTAGAAAGTGTGGATTTGAACATGAAATTGATGTTGACACAGAAGAAACAATAGGGGGATTTTCATTAGGATGGAGAGATGAAatgaatttaagtttaaatttttttcaaaattgcatATTGATGTGGAGGTAGATGAAGGAAACGAAAAGATTGTATGGAGATTTATGGGTTTCTATGGAGTGTTTGTGGAGAATAATCGAAAGGAGTCATGGAATTTATTATGGCATCTGAAGTGTGGAAATAACAAGCCATGGATAGTTTTGGGAGATTTcaataaaatttagtttttttttgaaaaacaaggAGGAAGAATAAGGGACGAAAGATAGATGGGTGCGTTTAGAGAGGTACTTGAAGATTGTGAACTAAATGACTTGGGATTTTCTGGGTAGTGGTACACTTTGGAAAGAGGTAGATTGGTTGGAAATAATATTAAGAAAAGATTGGACAGAGGGGTTGCTAACCAAGAATGGTAGGATCTTTTCATAAGGTACTTCGTGAATCACTTGCAACATGGTTTTTCAGATTATTTTCCGGTGTTAGTTGATACGAATAGAGATGAGAGATTGCAGTTTAATGATCGACACAGGCAATTTCATTTTAATACCGACTGGATGCTAAACAAAGATTTGGAGGAGCAAGTTTAACAAAGGTAGTTATAGAATGAGATGGATACTTTGGCGAAACTAAACAAGCCAGGGGTACGATTGAGCAAATGGGCAAAGAAAGAGAAAGGGTTACGAGATCACTGAATAAAAGAATTGAATTCGAGAATGTTTGAGTTGAGTTCTGAAGAAATCAATGATGAGGTTTTAGCAGAGATTACAGAGGTTAAATTGGAGATGAATCTCGAAGCTGATAGGGAAGAACTTTTTTGGAAACAAAGGGCGCGAGTCAATTGGCTTCAAATGGAGGATAAAAATACGACATTTTTCCATAGGTGGGCTTCTCATTATCGAAAAAAAAACATGATTAAGGGGTTAGAGAATGTTTCTGGAAGATGGGTTACTTAGGCTAATAAAATCTCTAAAATAGCCACAGAATATTTCAAAGATATGTTTTCGTCAAAAGAAGTTAGAAACAGCGACAGcttaatttcaactattttaccaTGTATTACGGAAGagcttaatgaaaatttgatgaaGGAATTTCAAGCAGAAGAGGCTGTAGAAGCAATAAAATCTATAGCCCCTCTTAAAGCATCGGGTAAAGATAGCTTTCCTACAATATTTTTTCAAAAGTATTGGCATATAATGAGGGAGGAAGTCACTAGGTACTGTCTGAATGTTCTTAATGATCGATGAGACATTGAGGAGGTGAATTATACAAGCATAGTTCTTATTCCTAAGGTGATTTCACCAAAGAACATGAGTCAGTTTTGACCCATTAGCCTTTGCAATgtgatttataaaataatttcaaaagtGATTGTCAACAGATTTCCCCGAGTTTTGTATCATTGTATTGATGACAGTCAATGAGCATTTGTACTAGGAAGGCAAATTACAGCTAACATTTTTGTGGCTTACAAAATTTTACACTCGTTCAAGAAAAGAAGAGGGAATCCGAACAGGGGTTTTACTTTAAAACTTGATATGAGCAGAGCATATGACAGGATCGAATGGTGTTTTGTGGAAAGACTGATGTAAAAAATGGGATCCTGCGAGGAGTAGACTTCTCTTATAATGAGATGAATAACCAGTGTTTACAGTGGTGACCAATGGAAAAAATGGGGAGGAATTTCAACCTACAAGAGACTTAAGGCAAGGAGATCCCCTAAGCCCgtacttatttattatttgtacCGAAGGTTTCTCACATCTAATTGGCATGGCCAAGAGAGAGGGGAGGCTTTTAGGGGCAAGGGTGGGAAGAACTCATATTTCAGTAACTCATTTATTTTTTACTGATGATAGTGTTTTCTTTGGAGAGGTGTCGACTGAGGGTGCTAATATTATGAAAAGCATAATTAATGAGTATGAAGCAATATCGGGACAAATGGTTAATTTTGACAAATATCTGATCTATTTTGGTGGTAATGTTAATCAAGAGATACATGAACAGGTGGGAATATATTGGGAGTACGAATTTCTAATAATCTAGAGAAATATCTAGGACTACCCACAATGGTTGGCCGAAGGAAAAATCATGCCTTTATTGGGATTAAATAACGATTCAACAAACTGATATACAGTTGAAGTGTACGTTACTTATCAGTCAGGGGTAAAGAGGTATTTCTTAAATCCGTTTTACAAGCTATTCCAATTTATATGATGTAATGTTTTAAGTTACCAACTTCTTTTTGCCATGAACTTGAGAATATTATGTGTGAATTCTGGTGGCGTAATCCCAAAACTAGCAAAGGCATACATCGGTGTAAGTGGAGTGACTTGTGTATCCCCAAAATGAAGAGAGGGCTAGGTTTTAAGAATTTATTAATGCTTAATATGACCCTGTTGGCGAAATAGGGATGGAAAATTATTACGCAACTTATTTGCACGAGTaatgaaagcaaaatatttcCCTAAAGGGAAGTTTATGACTGCAAGAATAGGATCTTACCCTTCGTATACCTGGCGAAGCATATGTAGAGCTAGACGTCTTCTTGAAGAGGGGATTGGCTGGAGAATCGGGGATGGTAAGAATGTCAATATATGGAATGATGCATGGTTACTGGGAACTGGAAACAGAAGAGTACAATGTTAGCATATAGATATTCGGTATTTTGTGGTGGCAGATCTAATTGAAAGGGGTTTTGTTACCTAGAAGCAGTAGGATATTCATTCTTTATTCGATGAGGAGCAAATGCAGAAAATACTCTCAATACCGTTGGCAAGCAGTGAGACACAAGATGTGTTAATTTGGAGGGGCGATAGTATAGGGATTTATACAGTGAAAAATGGTTACAGATGGATGAATACAATAGAGGAACTCAGCATACAACATAATATTCTCCCTAAGTTTTTTACAAAA
The sequence above is drawn from the Gossypium hirsutum isolate 1008001.06 chromosome A05, Gossypium_hirsutum_v2.1, whole genome shotgun sequence genome and encodes:
- the LOC121229610 gene encoding lamin-like protein isoform X1, which encodes MANPLFKKTSSSTYASPGIRRRQLYIVVTITTLLAAFVIAKGNMGVEKKFFVKFELMLMAILMMVSMESSMAALHRVGGKLGWNPNVNYSEWSDHERFYVGDWLLFNFDKRYFNVLEVNETSYDNCNDQGFIKNITRGGRDVVELTQLRPYYFLSSGGYCYHGMKVAVNVEMLPPAPEPAPVKNGSLTSDAVRLKIFHYMISFAVAYYYLVLLF
- the LOC121229610 gene encoding lamin-like protein isoform X2 — protein: MAFVIAKGNMGVEKKFFVKFELMLMAILMMVSMESSMAALHRVGGKLGWNPNVNYSEWSDHERFYVGDWLLFNFDKRYFNVLEVNETSYDNCNDQGFIKNITRGGRDVVELTQLRPYYFLSSGGYCYHGMKVAVNVEMLPPAPEPAPVKNGSLTSDAVRLKIFHYMISFAVAYYYLVLLF